One Microbacterium sp. W4I20 DNA window includes the following coding sequences:
- a CDS encoding DUF6326 family protein codes for MSTRHPTRTALDEQRMPVRAKLAASWTSFMLLYIYVDILAFYKPGVVDDILVGVVWQFDITQTWAITALSLLALPILMVVLSAALPARVSRVLNIIVAAIQVPFAAFNAVGEWGGSWMVFYVLGVALELVVLALILRWAWMWPRTEAPRP; via the coding sequence ATGAGCACACGTCATCCCACCCGCACAGCATTGGACGAGCAGCGGATGCCGGTCAGAGCCAAGCTCGCCGCCTCGTGGACGAGCTTCATGCTGCTGTACATCTACGTCGACATCCTCGCCTTCTACAAGCCGGGCGTCGTCGACGACATCCTGGTCGGCGTCGTCTGGCAGTTCGACATCACCCAGACCTGGGCGATCACCGCCCTGAGCCTCCTGGCGCTACCGATCCTGATGGTCGTGCTGTCGGCGGCGCTGCCCGCGCGAGTCAGCCGCGTCCTGAACATCATCGTGGCGGCGATACAGGTCCCTTTCGCGGCCTTCAACGCGGTCGGCGAGTGGGGCGGGTCGTGGATGGTGTTCTACGTGCTCGGTGTTGCGCTGGAGCTGGTCGTGCTCGCACTGATCCTCCGATGGGCGTGGATGTGGCCACGGACCGAGGCACCGCGACCGTGA